In a genomic window of Scyliorhinus torazame isolate Kashiwa2021f chromosome 5, sScyTor2.1, whole genome shotgun sequence:
- the LOC140420403 gene encoding uncharacterized protein isoform X1, which translates to MEKPWKCGDCGKGYRAPSELEIHRRSHTGERPFTCSQCEKGFTQLSSLNLHLQIHTGERPFTCSQCGKGFIQLSRLNLHQRIHTGERPFTCSQCGKGFTQLSSLKIHQRVHARERPFTCSQCGKGFSQLINLQAHQRVHTGERPFTCSQCEKGFTYLSNLRRHKFVHAGEKPYNCSQCEKGYSDLPNLRRHQLVHNQEKPFTCSVCEKEFTQLSSLQTHQRIHTGEKPFTCSQCEKGFTYLSNLRRHQRVHTGERPFTCS; encoded by the coding sequence atggagaaaccatggaaatgtggggactgtgggaagggatacagagccccatcagagctggagattcatcgacgcagtcacactggggagagaccattcacctgctctcagtgtgagaagggattcactcagttatctagcTTAAACTTACAtctgcaaattcacactggggagaggccgttcacctgctctcagtgtgggaagggattcattcaattaTCTCGCCTGAatttacatcagcgaattcacactggggagaggccgttcacctgctctcagtgtgggaagggattcactcagttgtccagcCTGAAGATACACCAGCGTGTTCATgctagggagaggccgttcacctgctctcagtgtgggaagggattcagtcagttaatCAACctacaggcacaccagcgagttcacacaggggagaggccattcacctgctcacagtgtgagaagggattcacttacttatccaacctgcggagacacaagTTTGTTCATGCTGGGGAGAAGCCGTacaactgctctcagtgtgagaagggatacaGTGACTTACCCAACCTGcgaagacaccaacttgttcacaatcaggagaagccgttcacctgctctgtgtgtgagaaggaattcactcagttatccagcctgcagacacaccagcgaattcacactggggagaagccgttcacctgctctcagtgtgagaagggattcacttacttatccaacctgcggagacaccagcgagttcacactggggagaggccgttcacctgctcttag